The proteins below are encoded in one region of Tursiops truncatus isolate mTurTru1 chromosome 12, mTurTru1.mat.Y, whole genome shotgun sequence:
- the FAM229B gene encoding protein FAM229B, whose amino-acid sequence MPFWFGTQPRRFPMEGGDPSVGLEPGLSSSASCNGKEMLLTRQLRRCPGNHCLTITNVPITVFATMRKPPAQSSKEMHPKCHH is encoded by the exons ATGCCTTTTTGGTTTGGGACCCAGCCAAGGAGGTTTCCAATGGAAGGGGGAGATCCTTCAGTTGGGCTGGAGCCTGGGCTGAGCTCCAGTGCTTCCTGTAACGGGAAAGAGATGTTACTAACCAG gcAACTCCGAAGATGCCCTGGAAATCATTGCCTGACAATAACTAATGTTCCCATCACTGTCTTTGCAACAATGAGAAAGCCACCTGCACAAAGCAGCAAGGAAATGCATCCTAAATGCCACCATTAA